From the Bacteroidia bacterium genome, one window contains:
- a CDS encoding T9SS type A sorting domain-containing protein — translation MKVLFLPLLVVFCAFTANGQTPSRSASTISTIDVPRLFVMNEGQWDERVLASTMGPGPTVSFGSDGYSVGIETVGPMRATEGAVRNWPGMLLAHPSPDCRVEPAHADGSEATVYAAADSGFHPYTVPQYKAIVYRQAWPGVDITVRRVAAGLEHDIDVKAGADLSRLRLHFGNIAAGQLVLHAADGQDAATPRLSETAQGTDFSVGASRALRDFRVTLRYNFYWGGSHLEWGATCAVDRKGDVTLLGHSLSGDFPIHPAGSPGGGSGPFAMYLVKIPESGIPVRYSVSYNVGQWASYGIQAEIGKHDRLIVTFYTSTLDKIVTPDAEFPTTRTQGECLAVFDSSGGIVYATAIPDSAGGFTTFTTDADGVIYLATHTNGTPRYITPDAFMPVNQGGWDGVIMKFHPDTYKLTYATCIGGSADEFISAIAVDGCGSVAISGWTWSADYPLRNAVQNSMNGRADYVFTRFTADGKRLVFSTYLGGSAEEAWTWSGMYGNRSLRYAPNSDLYFYLGAYGSDFPLRNPLPLPPQTHGYNAVIGKFSPMGELRFSSWIYGWHAYWHASIDVDSCGNLIVSGSSFQDIPLVKPVYTIGNAFCAVVDTHIPEILFCTKLGWSVGHGSSVTWYSTTGVLNGTSVYLTKSGIHDPEVPATPGYPAAHTTDSTDIQITRIDLPDLCSRPVFHDKATDNAYVSLEFFHDDSLRIDERRGTHAPTTLRVHARLRNSSSWYSSDSLVLLLRLPGRTTLAPGSPPLRLVLPPLLPGDSTEVTWLLLPEVDSIRASVTLMGELLYSSGGECPSLDAREIPLHVEFTELIEVPVRCAVFVHPPFALKLDRTRLTQDTAYIHVRIDNPSNIPAQLSRVRLEFPPDAGVVLLEPGSPEAQPPEIPPNSSIQLTWKVLVLSWPFARPLPLRAVLFDRFQLEVASCEVRESIPGSAGSNCGMLANDPVVVNTNDASYEPKPILAELRIYNESDTNRYYHDLHLDLGAAPWLKIEGDEQLRRPDFMIEEDSVAYFMWRLRLWPLPTQEMTQTVFARYHVEADTSERVCSVPIRIRVSGPRPSCALRGQDSLHLHPSGDRFVEDSVEIVAEFHNSGTQQQKFSSARLSSGAWPTEIRNGEEQALSNLDVGVSSTLRWSVRVPRYTFDRTITLTVTAYDSAGRAVTNCKTTLFVPAIRLQCGISTVDSVHYDVSRDRYTPERFEVSATFHNASDTTLANLRAILDSTQLRRVRLTDGQHAVQSIAELLPGETWTPRWELEPVWVDRDAVQLFRVRFEYTPSNASTFCEASSIIGGAPRVAAMACATAGHDTVWTDSFYESLIPDPVQVQYTLRNTGNIPTPACELAILPPPALLLEAGEDSIRSVPVLQPGDAFSAEWLLRIAMDKITPGSWPIRWVTRCADGVQPPQCEHSVFLQERAPEGVVLTPWLLRFEAERNGPLPASRQVQVWTGGGLAPSWSVTSVPAWLDVSPLFGAGHSVLTVGPNTTALPLGEHADRIVLSETPVSTGDVQVVYSIRTPLSVDETARPLSLHIGSVYPNPVSSGATLVVEYRNAAPSEIALSLHDMLGRERLAVTQRGFADGLLSVPTQGLPAGAYVLRLRVGAKVAEKLVMVLP, via the coding sequence ATGAAGGTCTTGTTCCTGCCGTTGCTTGTCGTGTTCTGTGCATTCACCGCCAATGGACAGACGCCTTCCCGGTCTGCATCAACCATATCCACCATTGATGTTCCACGCCTTTTCGTGATGAACGAAGGGCAGTGGGATGAGCGTGTTCTGGCCTCCACAATGGGACCCGGCCCCACAGTTTCTTTCGGCAGCGATGGGTATAGCGTTGGCATAGAAACCGTCGGTCCCATGCGCGCGACCGAAGGGGCTGTCCGCAACTGGCCGGGGATGCTGCTCGCGCATCCTTCGCCGGACTGTCGAGTGGAGCCCGCGCATGCCGATGGCAGCGAGGCGACGGTGTACGCGGCGGCCGACAGCGGCTTTCATCCGTACACGGTGCCGCAGTACAAGGCGATAGTGTATCGTCAGGCGTGGCCGGGAGTGGATATTACCGTGCGACGTGTCGCAGCTGGGCTGGAACACGATATTGATGTGAAGGCCGGGGCGGATCTGTCGCGATTGCGTCTGCATTTCGGGAATATTGCCGCCGGACAGCTCGTCTTGCACGCTGCTGACGGACAAGACGCGGCGACACCTCGTCTGAGCGAAACAGCGCAGGGAACGGATTTCTCCGTCGGCGCTTCCCGGGCGCTGCGGGATTTCCGCGTCACGTTGCGATACAACTTTTACTGGGGCGGCTCTCATCTGGAATGGGGCGCGACGTGCGCGGTGGACAGAAAGGGCGACGTAACGCTGCTCGGGCACTCCTTAAGCGGGGATTTCCCTATACACCCCGCCGGAAGTCCGGGAGGCGGGTCGGGTCCCTTTGCCATGTACCTTGTGAAAATCCCCGAATCGGGTATACCGGTCCGGTACAGCGTATCGTACAATGTCGGCCAATGGGCTTCTTACGGCATTCAGGCCGAAATCGGAAAGCACGACCGTCTTATCGTGACGTTTTATACCAGCACGCTGGATAAAATTGTCACACCGGACGCCGAGTTCCCGACCACCCGAACACAAGGGGAATGCCTCGCGGTGTTCGACAGCAGCGGCGGCATCGTGTATGCGACCGCGATACCGGACAGCGCCGGGGGCTTCACCACCTTCACGACCGACGCGGATGGGGTCATTTACCTGGCTACCCACACCAATGGTACCCCGCGCTACATTACCCCTGACGCCTTCATGCCGGTGAATCAGGGAGGGTGGGACGGCGTCATCATGAAATTCCATCCCGATACATATAAACTGACGTACGCGACCTGCATCGGTGGCAGCGCCGATGAATTTATAAGCGCGATTGCCGTGGACGGCTGCGGGTCCGTTGCCATTTCGGGATGGACCTGGAGCGCGGACTACCCATTGCGGAACGCTGTGCAGAACAGTATGAACGGCAGGGCGGATTACGTGTTTACACGATTCACCGCCGATGGCAAAAGACTGGTCTTCTCCACATATCTCGGCGGCAGTGCAGAGGAGGCGTGGACCTGGTCCGGAATGTACGGGAACCGCAGTTTACGCTACGCACCGAACAGCGATTTGTACTTCTATCTCGGAGCGTACGGGTCTGATTTTCCCCTCCGCAACCCGCTTCCTCTGCCACCGCAGACCCACGGGTATAATGCCGTGATAGGGAAATTTTCACCGATGGGCGAGTTGCGGTTTTCGTCCTGGATCTATGGCTGGCATGCGTATTGGCATGCATCCATCGATGTGGATTCTTGCGGCAACCTGATCGTTTCGGGGAGCAGTTTCCAGGACATTCCTCTTGTCAAGCCTGTATACACCATCGGGAACGCCTTTTGCGCCGTTGTTGATACACATATTCCCGAAATTCTGTTCTGTACGAAATTGGGTTGGAGTGTCGGTCATGGGAGTTCTGTCACCTGGTATTCTACCACCGGCGTGTTGAATGGTACATCCGTCTATCTCACGAAATCGGGTATCCATGACCCGGAGGTGCCCGCCACTCCCGGCTATCCTGCGGCCCATACGACGGATTCCACGGATATTCAGATCACACGGATAGATTTGCCCGATTTGTGCAGTCGTCCGGTGTTTCACGACAAGGCGACCGACAATGCGTACGTCTCGCTCGAGTTCTTCCACGATGACTCATTGCGGATTGACGAGCGCCGCGGGACTCATGCGCCGACGACATTGCGGGTGCACGCCCGCCTGCGGAATAGCTCTTCCTGGTACAGTTCCGACTCTCTCGTGCTCTTGCTGCGTCTGCCCGGTCGTACGACGCTTGCACCGGGCTCTCCGCCGCTGCGTCTGGTGTTGCCGCCGCTGTTGCCCGGGGACAGCACGGAGGTCACCTGGCTGCTGCTTCCGGAGGTGGACAGCATTCGCGCGTCCGTCACGCTGATGGGTGAGCTGCTGTATTCCTCCGGTGGCGAATGCCCCTCTCTCGATGCGCGCGAAATCCCTCTGCACGTCGAGTTTACCGAGTTGATAGAGGTTCCTGTTCGCTGTGCTGTATTCGTCCATCCACCCTTTGCGCTGAAACTCGACCGGACGCGTCTGACACAGGACACGGCGTACATACACGTACGGATAGACAATCCGTCGAATATTCCGGCACAGCTCAGCCGCGTGCGGCTGGAGTTTCCCCCGGACGCGGGCGTCGTGTTGCTCGAGCCGGGCAGCCCCGAGGCGCAGCCGCCGGAGATACCGCCGAACAGCTCCATACAGCTGACCTGGAAGGTCCTCGTCCTGTCCTGGCCTTTCGCACGTCCGCTGCCGCTTCGGGCGGTGTTGTTCGACAGGTTCCAGCTGGAGGTGGCGTCATGCGAGGTACGGGAATCCATTCCGGGATCCGCCGGATCCAATTGCGGAATGTTGGCGAATGATCCTGTCGTGGTAAATACCAACGACGCCAGCTATGAGCCGAAACCCATTCTTGCGGAACTCCGCATATACAACGAATCCGACACGAATCGCTATTATCACGACCTCCACCTGGACCTTGGCGCCGCACCGTGGTTGAAAATCGAGGGGGATGAGCAGCTGCGCCGCCCGGATTTTATGATAGAGGAAGACTCCGTCGCATACTTCATGTGGCGGTTGCGACTCTGGCCGCTTCCGACGCAGGAAATGACGCAAACGGTGTTCGCCCGCTACCACGTGGAAGCGGACACGAGCGAGCGCGTGTGCAGTGTGCCGATTCGCATACGGGTTTCCGGTCCGCGTCCGAGCTGCGCGTTGCGGGGGCAGGATTCCCTGCATCTGCATCCATCAGGAGACCGCTTTGTAGAAGACAGCGTCGAGATCGTCGCGGAATTCCATAACAGCGGCACTCAGCAGCAGAAATTTTCATCCGCACGTCTCAGTTCAGGCGCGTGGCCGACGGAGATACGCAACGGAGAGGAGCAAGCGCTGAGCAATCTGGATGTGGGCGTGTCGTCCACGCTACGATGGAGCGTGCGCGTGCCGCGCTACACCTTCGATCGTACCATCACCTTGACAGTCACGGCCTATGATTCCGCCGGAAGGGCTGTCACGAATTGCAAGACGACCTTGTTTGTGCCGGCCATCAGATTGCAGTGCGGTATCTCGACCGTGGATTCGGTGCACTACGATGTGTCACGAGACCGCTACACCCCGGAGCGCTTCGAGGTTTCGGCAACGTTTCACAACGCGTCCGACACTACTCTTGCGAATCTTCGGGCAATTCTCGACAGCACGCAGCTTCGCCGCGTGCGTTTGACGGACGGTCAACACGCGGTGCAGAGCATCGCGGAACTTCTCCCCGGCGAAACCTGGACACCACGTTGGGAGCTCGAACCCGTGTGGGTTGATCGCGATGCGGTGCAGCTCTTCCGCGTCCGCTTCGAATACACACCGTCCAACGCCTCCACCTTCTGTGAAGCAAGCAGCATCATCGGTGGTGCGCCGCGGGTCGCCGCCATGGCCTGCGCGACGGCGGGGCATGATACGGTGTGGACCGACAGCTTCTACGAATCGCTTATTCCCGATCCCGTGCAGGTACAGTACACGCTGCGCAACACGGGGAATATTCCGACACCGGCCTGCGAACTGGCGATACTGCCGCCGCCCGCGTTGCTGCTCGAAGCGGGGGAGGACAGCATCCGCAGCGTGCCGGTATTGCAGCCCGGCGACGCCTTTTCCGCGGAATGGCTGCTGCGCATCGCCATGGACAAGATCACCCCCGGTTCCTGGCCCATTCGCTGGGTAACGCGATGCGCGGATGGCGTACAGCCGCCGCAGTGCGAGCACAGTGTTTTCCTGCAGGAACGCGCACCCGAGGGCGTCGTGCTTACACCCTGGCTGCTGCGTTTCGAGGCCGAGCGGAATGGTCCGTTGCCTGCCTCACGGCAGGTACAGGTCTGGACGGGAGGTGGACTTGCTCCGTCGTGGAGCGTGACTTCGGTCCCCGCGTGGCTGGACGTATCGCCGCTGTTCGGCGCGGGTCACAGCGTTCTGACGGTGGGTCCCAACACCACGGCGTTGCCCCTTGGCGAGCACGCCGACCGCATCGTGCTGTCCGAAACACCGGTCAGTACCGGTGATGTGCAGGTGGTGTACAGCATCCGCACGCCGCTAAGCGTCGACGAAACAGCGCGGCCGTTGTCTCTTCACATCGGATCAGTGTATCCGAATCCCGTGAGCTCCGGAGCGACGCTGGTCGTGGAGTACCGCAACGCAGCCCCCAGCGAAATCGCGTTGTCTCTCCATGACATGCTGGGCCGCGAGCGCCTCGCCGTCACGCAACGCGGTTTTGCGGACGGACTCCTGAGTGTGCCGACGCAGGGATTGCCGGCCGGCGCGTATGTGTTGCGGCTGCGGGTGGGGGCGAAAGTTGCGGAGAAACTGGTGATGGTGCTGCCGTGA
- a CDS encoding T9SS type A sorting domain-containing protein — translation MKAVILCMCLALYFNGAAGQTLPASTAKISTIDIPRLFVMNEGQWDERITASSMGLGPTVSFGREGYSVGIERGASLHSGDVAASSWPGMRLIAPSPRCAVVPKDESGPKAKYHKEVEERFVPYELTQYRSIAFEHAWSGIDVHVSRDASGMRHDFDVKAGADLSAVRLRFDNAEAAHLSLSGADGVLGLKPKLEEVDDGVEVTLGDVKVLRDFRVTLVYNYYWGGSHEDLLHDYLVDRAGNLIAYGSTYSWDFPLLPKLDPKEPVKLRSFLQKFDPTDGSLIYSLVYDQLTNSSSWSDLAVIGKNDNLILGISRSTISAFLTPDAEFQPSGRHTLVNGTLVFDSSGVLRYGTATPDSGRISLIDMTCDATGTLYALTHTTRTPDFITPDAVMRTHQGGLDALIMKFDADTYHLSYASCLGGSSNDWISAITVDGCGAVAVAGYSYSDDYPAVSAVQPQKVWGSDLVFTVISPDGRTLIYSTYLGGSGYDGWLSSVDDDAISIRFDPDGNLYFQAATTSPDFPLVNALMSRAWVSAIGKFNQAGQLVFSSYLSIFNHHNGGNFYGSDRELEVDACGNMILTGIDSVEPIPLLHPVHDKGRSTLVVIDPQIPEVLFCTKLGNSDWGGIHGDDDDQHVRLHGTTLYYGSSSVLTDESLPATAGFPAGDVSRWSEIQFTKIELPDLCSRPVYYDLIPRYGSVTAEMFPLDTVRVDPRRRICTPDSLIARCRIKNTSSVYPTDSVAVELRLPPGMRLSAFSPPLRQVHAPLAPLDSIDILWFLLPLSDTLVNLSSIEAVLHYSSNGDCPEPRSMQSVANVLVQDISDVEVSCGITLNPRPTLTPDRTRLQDDTLTIRVTISNNSTKPLQLKKVVLHIPSDAGVSLLEPHDPVAYPPVIPPGASFELQWKIYVQSWPFSRSLPIRAVLFDVFDIVVAQCAIGETIPGTAGSICGMSATEPVWYDANEATHTPSPILIDLSIRNVSDSSRWYRDLRLDLSRAHYLKPEVGETLTRPDFILGPDSIGTFRWRLLVSPAPVRDEILTVRALYRANGAELETACEVKVRIFVARPELDCVLAMQDSLHLNHSGDGFAEDSVEITALFSNTGSLSQQLDRAQIFIEPGGEIEYLNGVSQPLGNIPGGGSAIVRWYIRIPAHRLSRNFRCTAVAYNAAGTPITDCTSLLFAPALELRCSLLIPDSVHYDAEKDVFTPEQFKLQAVFHNATDTTLTNLTAVLDSTQLYRVRLSDPASAIKHLPSLSPGFTWRPDWEFEALWGPRAERQLFRVRFEYTPSNASTFCEASSIIGGAPRVAAMACATAGHDTVWTDSFYESLIPDPVQVQYTLRNTGNIPTPACELAILPPPALLLEAREDSIRSVPVLQPGDAFSAEWLLRIAMDKITPGSWPIRWVTQCADGVQPPQCEHSVFLRERAPEGVVLTPWLLRFEAERDGPLPALRHVQVWTGGGLTPSWTATSVPLWLDVSPLFGAGHTVMTAVPNTTALPLGEHADRIVLSETPISTGDVQVIYSIRTPLGVDAGALPTSLLIGAVYPNPATVGAMLAVEYRNTSAVEVTLSLHDLLGRERYAANHRATDGGLLHVSTRDLPPGAYVLRVRSGFMSAERLVVVR, via the coding sequence ATGAAAGCTGTAATCCTGTGCATGTGTCTCGCGCTGTATTTCAACGGCGCGGCGGGACAGACGCTTCCCGCCAGCACCGCGAAAATCTCCACCATCGACATACCGCGTCTGTTCGTGATGAACGAAGGGCAATGGGATGAACGCATCACCGCGTCAAGCATGGGGTTGGGACCGACGGTGTCGTTCGGGAGGGAAGGGTACAGCGTGGGAATCGAGCGGGGTGCTTCGCTGCACAGCGGCGACGTGGCTGCGTCCTCCTGGCCGGGAATGCGCTTGATCGCTCCTTCGCCGCGTTGCGCGGTTGTGCCAAAGGACGAATCCGGGCCGAAAGCGAAATATCACAAGGAGGTTGAAGAGCGTTTCGTGCCATACGAACTGACGCAATACCGCAGCATCGCTTTCGAGCATGCGTGGTCCGGGATCGATGTGCATGTCAGCCGCGACGCGTCGGGCATGCGGCACGACTTCGACGTGAAGGCCGGCGCGGATTTGTCGGCTGTCCGTTTGCGCTTCGACAATGCCGAAGCGGCGCATTTGTCACTTTCCGGCGCTGACGGAGTTCTCGGTCTGAAGCCGAAGCTGGAAGAGGTGGATGATGGAGTGGAGGTAACGCTGGGTGATGTGAAGGTGCTCAGGGATTTCCGGGTGACGCTGGTGTATAATTATTATTGGGGGGGAAGCCATGAAGATTTACTCCACGATTATCTGGTTGATCGTGCCGGGAATCTGATCGCGTATGGCAGCACGTACAGTTGGGATTTCCCCCTTCTCCCAAAACTGGATCCCAAGGAGCCGGTGAAATTGAGAAGTTTCCTTCAGAAATTCGATCCAACCGACGGATCGCTCATTTACTCACTGGTATACGACCAGTTGACGAATTCTTCCTCATGGTCTGACCTTGCAGTGATCGGGAAGAATGACAATCTCATACTCGGAATCAGTCGATCAACAATCAGTGCGTTCCTGACACCCGACGCGGAGTTTCAGCCAAGCGGGAGGCATACGCTCGTCAACGGCACTCTGGTGTTCGACAGTTCCGGTGTGCTGCGGTATGGCACAGCGACACCGGACAGCGGACGAATATCTCTGATTGATATGACATGCGACGCCACGGGCACACTGTACGCACTGACTCATACGACACGGACGCCGGATTTCATTACCCCGGACGCGGTGATGCGAACACATCAAGGCGGGCTGGACGCTCTCATCATGAAATTTGACGCTGATACGTACCATTTATCGTATGCCAGCTGCCTGGGCGGATCGAGCAATGACTGGATATCCGCTATCACCGTGGATGGCTGTGGCGCGGTGGCTGTGGCCGGCTACTCCTATTCGGATGATTATCCGGCTGTATCCGCAGTTCAGCCACAGAAGGTATGGGGTAGCGACCTGGTTTTTACCGTGATCTCGCCGGACGGAAGGACATTGATATACTCGACCTATCTCGGCGGTTCCGGTTACGATGGCTGGCTTTCATCTGTTGACGACGATGCGATATCTATCCGTTTCGATCCCGACGGGAATCTCTACTTTCAAGCAGCGACTACGTCCCCGGATTTCCCGCTCGTGAATGCGCTCATGAGTCGCGCATGGGTCAGTGCCATCGGGAAATTCAATCAAGCGGGACAGCTGGTATTCTCGTCGTATCTCTCGATATTCAACCATCATAACGGGGGGAATTTCTATGGATCGGATCGCGAGCTCGAAGTCGATGCCTGCGGTAATATGATACTGACAGGTATCGACAGCGTCGAACCGATTCCGCTGCTTCATCCCGTGCATGATAAAGGGCGGTCGACGCTTGTGGTGATTGATCCACAAATACCAGAAGTCCTGTTCTGTACAAAACTCGGTAATAGCGACTGGGGAGGGATTCACGGGGATGACGACGATCAACACGTACGTCTGCACGGGACGACGCTGTACTACGGTTCGTCGAGTGTTCTCACTGATGAATCTCTGCCGGCGACAGCGGGTTTCCCCGCCGGAGATGTGTCGCGTTGGTCGGAAATTCAATTCACAAAAATCGAATTGCCGGATCTCTGCAGCAGGCCGGTGTATTACGATCTGATCCCGCGGTATGGGAGTGTTACAGCAGAAATGTTCCCTCTCGATACCGTGCGTGTTGATCCGCGTCGTCGCATCTGTACGCCGGATTCCCTGATCGCGCGTTGCCGGATTAAGAATACCTCGAGTGTGTATCCAACGGATTCCGTTGCTGTGGAGCTCCGGTTGCCGCCGGGTATGCGACTCTCCGCCTTTTCTCCACCGCTGCGACAGGTCCATGCGCCCTTGGCGCCGCTCGACAGTATTGATATCCTGTGGTTCCTGTTGCCGCTTTCCGACACGCTTGTGAATCTCTCCTCTATCGAGGCCGTGCTGCACTATTCAAGCAATGGCGATTGCCCGGAACCTCGAAGCATGCAGTCCGTTGCGAACGTGCTCGTTCAGGATATAAGCGATGTAGAAGTCTCATGCGGAATTACGCTGAATCCCCGTCCAACGCTCACACCGGATCGTACACGTCTTCAGGATGACACACTCACGATCCGTGTCACGATCAGCAACAACTCTACGAAGCCACTCCAGTTGAAGAAGGTGGTACTGCATATCCCCTCTGACGCCGGCGTCAGTCTGCTCGAGCCGCACGACCCAGTCGCGTATCCACCGGTCATACCACCCGGAGCGTCCTTCGAACTCCAGTGGAAGATCTACGTGCAGTCCTGGCCGTTCTCGCGATCACTGCCGATACGTGCGGTATTATTCGATGTGTTCGACATTGTCGTGGCGCAGTGTGCCATAGGAGAAACCATTCCCGGCACTGCGGGTTCGATCTGCGGGATGTCCGCGACAGAACCAGTCTGGTACGACGCGAATGAAGCGACACATACTCCCAGCCCCATTCTGATAGATCTGTCCATCCGCAACGTATCCGATTCATCACGCTGGTATCGCGATCTGCGTCTCGATCTGTCGCGGGCGCACTATCTCAAACCCGAGGTCGGTGAAACGCTCACGCGACCGGACTTCATTCTCGGACCGGATTCGATCGGGACCTTTCGCTGGAGATTGCTGGTGTCGCCTGCTCCCGTGCGCGATGAGATTCTGACGGTGCGTGCGTTGTACCGTGCGAATGGTGCGGAGCTTGAAACCGCATGTGAGGTGAAGGTGCGCATCTTTGTTGCACGTCCCGAGCTAGATTGCGTCCTCGCAATGCAGGATTCCCTGCATCTGAATCACTCCGGAGACGGCTTTGCCGAAGACAGTGTTGAGATTACGGCACTTTTCTCCAACACGGGCAGCTTGTCGCAACAGTTGGATCGCGCTCAGATCTTCATTGAGCCCGGCGGAGAGATCGAGTATCTCAACGGTGTCTCGCAACCGCTTGGCAATATCCCGGGCGGTGGATCCGCAATAGTGCGCTGGTACATCCGAATCCCGGCACACCGTTTGAGCCGGAACTTTCGTTGTACAGCCGTTGCATACAACGCAGCGGGCACTCCGATCACGGATTGTACGAGTCTTCTGTTCGCGCCTGCGCTGGAACTCCGGTGTAGTCTGTTGATCCCGGACAGTGTGCACTACGACGCTGAGAAGGATGTTTTCACACCGGAACAGTTCAAACTTCAGGCGGTTTTCCATAATGCAACAGACACAACACTCACAAATCTGACTGCTGTACTCGACAGCACGCAACTGTACCGCGTGAGGTTGTCTGACCCGGCCTCCGCCATAAAGCATCTCCCATCGTTGTCGCCTGGATTTACCTGGCGGCCGGACTGGGAATTCGAAGCACTATGGGGACCACGGGCCGAACGTCAGCTCTTCCGCGTCCGCTTCGAATACACACCGTCCAACGCCTCCACCTTCTGTGAAGCAAGCAGCATCATCGGTGGTGCGCCGCGGGTCGCCGCCATGGCCTGCGCGACGGCGGGGCATGATACGGTGTGGACCGACAGCTTCTACGAATCGCTTATTCCCGATCCCGTGCAGGTACAGTACACGCTGCGCAACACGGGGAATATTCCGACACCGGCCTGCGAACTGGCGATACTGCCGCCGCCCGCGTTGCTGCTCGAAGCGAGGGAGGACAGCATTCGCAGCGTGCCGGTATTGCAGCCCGGCGACGCCTTTTCCGCGGAATGGCTGCTGCGCATCGCCATGGACAAGATCACCCCCGGTTCCTGGCCCATTCGCTGGGTAACGCAATGCGCGGATGGCGTACAGCCGCCGCAGTGTGAGCACAGCGTATTCCTGCGGGAACGCGCACCCGAGGGCGTCGTACTCACGCCCTGGCTGCTGCGCTTTGAAGCCGAGCGGGACGGACCGCTGCCCGCTTTGCGTCACGTGCAGGTGTGGACGGGCGGTGGACTCACTCCGTCGTGGACCGCGACCTCCGTGCCGCTGTGGCTGGACGTATCGCCGCTGTTCGGCGCGGGTCATACCGTGATGACGGCGGTGCCCAACACCACGGCGCTGCCTCTCGGCGAGCACGCCGACCGCATCGTGCTGTCCGAGACCCCAATCAGCACCGGCGATGTGCAAGTGATCTACAGCATACGCACACCGCTGGGTGTCGATGCCGGAGCGCTCCCCACATCGCTTCTCATAGGAGCGGTGTATCCGAATCCCGCGACCGTCGGCGCGATGCTCGCAGTGGAGTACCGCAACACATCGGCCGTGGAGGTCACCTTGTCGCTGCACGATCTTCTCGGCCGCGAGCGCTATGCGGCGAATCATCGCGCTACGGACGGCGGACTGCTGCATGTCTCCACGCGGGATCTCCCGCCGGGTGCGTATGTGCTGCGGGTGAGGAGTGGCTTCATGTCCGCTGAGAGGCTGGTGGTTGTGCGGTAG
- a CDS encoding alpha/beta hydrolase codes for MSIRSTLFNFVIRNGHFFRGKLRKEIFDFNTSIPAFRDRCEKGAKRFGGPAKGVIIQARTIQEIRAEWLIPQHSPAEKVILYFHGGGYVSGSCADHRGIVSKFAKYCGVPVLLFDYRLAPENPYPAAMEDALSLYAWLLSNGYPAGNILFAGESAGGGLCLATLLALKQNNQPLPVAAVAISPWTDLTCSSDSYKTKGRVSPAPTESWTVFSSHYIGENDARNPFISPLFGDLHGLPPILINAAVDDELFEDAEKFSRKAKDAGVDVQFTAGEGMIHCYPLLAPMFPEATEAMSEIVAYIRTQLQLK; via the coding sequence ATGAGCATCAGGAGCACACTGTTCAATTTCGTAATACGAAACGGACACTTTTTTCGGGGGAAACTTCGGAAGGAGATCTTTGATTTCAACACATCCATCCCTGCCTTTCGGGATCGGTGCGAGAAAGGGGCAAAACGATTCGGTGGCCCCGCAAAGGGCGTGATAATACAGGCGCGAACCATTCAGGAGATACGTGCCGAATGGCTTATTCCACAACATTCCCCGGCTGAAAAGGTTATTCTCTATTTTCACGGGGGAGGGTACGTTTCCGGTTCATGTGCTGACCACAGAGGAATAGTATCGAAATTTGCGAAGTACTGCGGAGTACCGGTGCTGCTGTTTGATTACAGACTGGCCCCCGAGAATCCCTATCCGGCGGCGATGGAAGACGCACTATCGCTGTATGCATGGCTTCTGTCGAATGGATACCCGGCAGGCAACATACTGTTCGCAGGCGAATCCGCGGGCGGCGGACTGTGCCTGGCAACCTTGCTGGCGCTGAAGCAGAACAATCAGCCTTTACCCGTTGCGGCTGTAGCAATCTCGCCATGGACGGACCTCACCTGCTCCAGTGATTCCTATAAAACGAAGGGAAGGGTCTCTCCGGCACCGACGGAGTCCTGGACGGTATTCAGCAGCCACTACATCGGTGAAAATGATGCCCGCAATCCCTTCATATCACCCTTGTTCGGTGATTTACACGGTTTGCCACCCATCCTGATTAATGCAGCCGTTGATGACGAGTTGTTCGAGGACGCCGAGAAATTTTCCAGAAAGGCGAAGGATGCAGGGGTTGATGTACAGTTTACCGCGGGCGAAGGCATGATCCATTGCTATCCACTCCTGGCGCCGATGTTTCCTGAAGCTACTGAGGCGATGTCCGAAATCGTTGCATACATACGAACACAATTGCAATTGAAATGA